A stretch of DNA from Carya illinoinensis cultivar Pawnee chromosome 12, C.illinoinensisPawnee_v1, whole genome shotgun sequence:
attttaagtatgaagaaatcagtattggtacgtagattagtacgtgactttgcttgtatgttGCAAAATCCTTATAATTTTAATGGgtttgctatatacaaacatATTTTGTGCACTAATTCGTGTACcgataatcttttttattttaaaaaaatataaaaaaattttgaaagaagaagaaaatttcttatttcgtgaaaattatttttattttcaatttacaTCATTTCGTTAAATATATGCATTACGTATCATTATCGATGCGTAAATTGGTACACAATGTGTGCTTGCcaaaatatttttccattttaatGTTATAAAGACTAGATTAAAACACAAATTCTTTTCGAATTAGCTATGGTCATAGGATTCACATCTATGGCATCTTTTGTTAGAAAAAGAATagcaaacaaagattgaaaTTGCAAAATAGTGAGACGATTATTAATCtgtttctttaataaatattgcCTTCAACTTACTAATTGAGTTTTGTAAAAAAGAATCTAGCAATTATGTCATCAAGATACAATATTGTCTATACAGTGTGTAGATTGTAAATTctgaatattaattttagaaTGAACAGATGCAATAATAGTAGATGCAATGTTTCATTGCAATTTAAAATAATCTGCtacatttcatttcaatttaaaataaaatgttttcaaCTAGAAAATGTGTGAAAATAACTGGATGACACTACTATTATCTgtctatctttatattttatttaagaaaaatttaattgtaaatacAACTACatactaatatgtgtatcaatctaataaaataaattttattaaaaacaatgctaatttaatttttgaatatgaatataaGTAATGGTACGCAGAATAATACGTAACTTTGCTTGTACGcagtaaaactcttttattttatatattgtgaaaCTTATTTACTTATCCTAAAAATTTGTTTACCTTCCCAATGTGAGAAGTCAAATTGgagagaatatttaaaataatccaATATTTGAAATAATCCAACATGTTTTACACGACAATAAACAGAGttgcaaataaataattttcttttaaaagatatATTCTCAGTACCATTATGGTGTGAGTTTACATTTTACAACGGTTCCTTTTATACAAGGAATTTACAAAGTAAATGCTTATACAAAAGCTACTTTACACACTCTCAACTGGATTTAcataatattatcaaaattccCCCCGGCTTCCTACCATTCCCATTGTAAGCAATGAGAAATAACGAGGATGTAACAAGATTCACCAAGCCTATAGAATCAACATGTTGACTTGAGAGTAATAATAAATTTCGGAAAGTCATTGAATTCTGCATATTCCACAACCATGAGATAACTCCGAGCTGCCTTTTAAACCGTCTAGGCAAAAGGCTATCTCTTGTCTCCTTCCAAATCCACTCCAGCAAGCTTGGGTTGTAAGGACTCTTCCACCCCATCATGACGTTGGTCATGGCTGCCAGGCTTGTCATCTTTCTTTTCCAATTCCtcaacactttcattttcattagGGCCTTCAATTCCCATTGCATGATCTTCATTTGAATACGTCTGAACCACATGTTCCTCGGAGTCCGAGGGATAAAAAATGCAGTCAGAGCATGTTGCCTCTGGAATTGATGAAATCCTTTCGACTCCTGGGGAAGAACTGGATTCATCCTCAGAATGGTCAGACTCCGCTGTGACTTCTCTTTCTGCCCCTACCAATGCATCACCTCGAGAGTTTTTCGATCCttcccgggaaattacatgcttTATGCCACGAGCAGATTTCCCAGCATGTCTTAAAATACTCTTTGCCATACCTTTCATGTTTCCTTTCCTTGGGCTTTCCGAACCACTCCCTTTGGGACTTGTTACATTCTCTACCTTGAGATTCTTACCAGATGCATTTCCACAACCGTTCCCTTCCATAACAAACTTCACACCAATCTCCTTCGAGTTGACTGCCCGAAGATTAACATGTGGAGATTGAACAGCCCCCCTGGAGCTGCCCATTGGATCCTCCTTTCTGGGAATCATGTGAAATATTGAACCTATCTTCCTTAAGCCTCTCCGAACCGATATCAATGGACTCTTATCATCAGGATTTTCATCAGTGCTACTGGTATCGGTGCTAAGGGATCCAGATGCTGCTGCATTAAAGCTGTTCATGGAACCATTCGGCTCACTGTGAATTTTAGTATCCATGCGTCGACTCTTTCCTTTTCTAGGCTCCCATCTTTGTGAAACTTCACTTCCCGGGTGATGGACCCATATCCCAGTTTCTGTTTGACCTTCTATCTCAATGGGCTCAAAATTATCTGGCACTCTCGGAGACTTCAATGATGATACAGATGAGAAAGAACCTTTAAGGTCAGTCTCAGCAAAGGAGTTTCTTTTATCTTCCATGCTTAACGTTTCCTGGTTACATGGATGGTTATCCCCCTGTTATATGTtgcttacaaatttttttaaaccccATATTTTTCCTTATTACCTTCCgcaaaaccaaaaagaaaaaattgaaaggaaaatgtaCCTTTTTATTGTCTTCAAGCACAGTAATTGCCAGATGCAACCTCCCCATTTTAATATTCTGAAGAGGCAACCATCTATCATGCCTCTGGCCATCCCTAAGATCGCTGATGTTCACAGAACAGTCCCTGTGATAGCAGTAAGGGTCAGTATGTCCTGTAAATATTACAGCTTTTGCAGAATGAATTGTGGGATATTGACGAAAACAgaatttacaagaaaaaaaaatgatacataAAGAAGACTAAGCTACCtgtaaagaaaggaaaagaataaaaaatatcgtaaaaatgaaaaacaattgATTAGGGTGCATACCCAAGTGTGTCATCAACAAAATAGTCCTTGTCACGAACTTCAATACAAAGCATATTGGCTGATTCCCATGTAAAAATGGGGATCTTAAATTCCTCGTGCCATTTTGGAGCC
This window harbors:
- the LOC122290235 gene encoding C2 domain-containing protein At1g53590 isoform X2, with amino-acid sequence MEMFVMLHVGTVLLFLWLLSWFNWCHPIAYFVSLIYLYLVQEQYVTRMRRKLQFEERKQADQRRVLSDSETVRWLNHAVERIWPICMEQIASQKILLPIIPWFLEKYKPWTVKKAVAQHLYLGRDPPMFTEMRVLRQSSDDDHLVMELGMNFLTADDMSAIIAVQLRKRLGFGMWAKLHITGMHVEGKVLIGVKFLHKWPFIGRLRVCFAEPPYFQMTVKPIFTHGLDVTEIPGIAGWLDKLLSVAFEQTLVEPNMLVVDMEKFASPQPGWFSVDEKKPVAYAKLEVIEASDMKPSDPNGLADPYVKGQLGTYRFRTKTQRKTLAPKWHEEFKIPIFTWESANMLCIEVRDKDYFVDDTLGDCSVNISDLRDGQRHDRWLPLQNIKMGRLHLAITVLEDNKKGDNHPCNQETLSMEDKRNSFAETDLKGSFSSVSSLKSPRVPDNFEPIEIEGQTETGIWVHHPGSEVSQRWEPRKGKSRRMDTKIHSEPNGSMNSFNAAASGSLSTDTSSTDENPDDKSPLISVRRGLRKIGSIFHMIPRKEDPMGSSRGAVQSPHVNLRAVNSKEIGVKFVMEGNGCGNASGKNLKVENVTSPKGSGSESPRKGNMKGMAKSILRHAGKSARGIKHVISREGSKNSRGDALVGAEREVTAESDHSEDESSSSPGVERISSIPEATCSDCIFYPSDSEEHVVQTYSNEDHAMGIEGPNENESVEELEKKDDKPGSHDQRHDGVEESLQPKLAGVDLEGDKR
- the LOC122290235 gene encoding C2 domain-containing protein At1g53590 isoform X1, whose amino-acid sequence is MEMFVMLHVGTVLLFLWLLSWFNWCHPIAYFVSLIYLYLVQEQYVTRMRRKLQFEERKQADQRRVLSDSETVRWLNHAVERIWPICMEQIASQKILLPIIPWFLEKYKPWTVKKAVAQHLYLGRDPPMFTEMRVLRQSSDDDHLVMELGMNFLTADDMSAIIAVQLRKRLGFGMWAKLHITGMHVEGKVLIGVKFLHKWPFIGRLRVCFAEPPYFQMTVKPIFTHGLDVTEIPGIAGWLDKLLSVAFEQTLVEPNMLVVDMEKFASPQPEGWFSVDEKKPVAYAKLEVIEASDMKPSDPNGLADPYVKGQLGTYRFRTKTQRKTLAPKWHEEFKIPIFTWESANMLCIEVRDKDYFVDDTLGDCSVNISDLRDGQRHDRWLPLQNIKMGRLHLAITVLEDNKKGDNHPCNQETLSMEDKRNSFAETDLKGSFSSVSSLKSPRVPDNFEPIEIEGQTETGIWVHHPGSEVSQRWEPRKGKSRRMDTKIHSEPNGSMNSFNAAASGSLSTDTSSTDENPDDKSPLISVRRGLRKIGSIFHMIPRKEDPMGSSRGAVQSPHVNLRAVNSKEIGVKFVMEGNGCGNASGKNLKVENVTSPKGSGSESPRKGNMKGMAKSILRHAGKSARGIKHVISREGSKNSRGDALVGAEREVTAESDHSEDESSSSPGVERISSIPEATCSDCIFYPSDSEEHVVQTYSNEDHAMGIEGPNENESVEELEKKDDKPGSHDQRHDGVEESLQPKLAGVDLEGDKR
- the LOC122290235 gene encoding C2 domain-containing protein At1g53590 isoform X3, which translates into the protein MEMFVMLHVGTVLLFLWLLSWFNWCHPIAYFVSLIYLYLVQEQYVTRMRRKLQFEERKQADQRRVLSDSETVRWLNHAVERIWPICMEQIASQKILLPIIPWFLEKYKPWTVKKAVAQHLYLGRDPPMFTEMRVLRQSSDDDHLVMELGMNFLTADDMSAIIAVQLRKRLGFGMWAKLHITGMHVEGKVLIGVKFLHKWPFIGRLRVCFAEPPYFQMTVKPIFTHGLDVTEIPGIAGWLDKLLSVAFEQTLVEPNMLVVDMEKFASPQPEGWFSVDEKKPVAYAKLEVIEASDMKPSDPNGLADPYVKGQLGTYRFRTKTQRKTLAPKWHEEFKIPIFTWESANMLCIEVRDKDYFVDDTLGDCSVNISDLRDGQRHDRWLPLQNIKMGRLHLAITVLEDNKKETLSMEDKRNSFAETDLKGSFSSVSSLKSPRVPDNFEPIEIEGQTETGIWVHHPGSEVSQRWEPRKGKSRRMDTKIHSEPNGSMNSFNAAASGSLSTDTSSTDENPDDKSPLISVRRGLRKIGSIFHMIPRKEDPMGSSRGAVQSPHVNLRAVNSKEIGVKFVMEGNGCGNASGKNLKVENVTSPKGSGSESPRKGNMKGMAKSILRHAGKSARGIKHVISREGSKNSRGDALVGAEREVTAESDHSEDESSSSPGVERISSIPEATCSDCIFYPSDSEEHVVQTYSNEDHAMGIEGPNENESVEELEKKDDKPGSHDQRHDGVEESLQPKLAGVDLEGDKR
- the LOC122290235 gene encoding C2 domain-containing protein At1g53590 isoform X4 — protein: MLHKDNSKRKKAVAQHLYLGRDPPMFTEMRVLRQSSDDDHLVMELGMNFLTADDMSAIIAVQLRKRLGFGMWAKLHITGMHVEGKVLIGVKFLHKWPFIGRLRVCFAEPPYFQMTVKPIFTHGLDVTEIPGIAGWLDKLLSVAFEQTLVEPNMLVVDMEKFASPQPEGWFSVDEKKPVAYAKLEVIEASDMKPSDPNGLADPYVKGQLGTYRFRTKTQRKTLAPKWHEEFKIPIFTWESANMLCIEVRDKDYFVDDTLGDCSVNISDLRDGQRHDRWLPLQNIKMGRLHLAITVLEDNKKGDNHPCNQETLSMEDKRNSFAETDLKGSFSSVSSLKSPRVPDNFEPIEIEGQTETGIWVHHPGSEVSQRWEPRKGKSRRMDTKIHSEPNGSMNSFNAAASGSLSTDTSSTDENPDDKSPLISVRRGLRKIGSIFHMIPRKEDPMGSSRGAVQSPHVNLRAVNSKEIGVKFVMEGNGCGNASGKNLKVENVTSPKGSGSESPRKGNMKGMAKSILRHAGKSARGIKHVISREGSKNSRGDALVGAEREVTAESDHSEDESSSSPGVERISSIPEATCSDCIFYPSDSEEHVVQTYSNEDHAMGIEGPNENESVEELEKKDDKPGSHDQRHDGVEESLQPKLAGVDLEGDKR